One genomic segment of Candidatus Thermodiscus eudorianus includes these proteins:
- a CDS encoding CPBP family intramembrane metalloprotease: MHITRRKTGLLIYLAVAFIPAFLLDYAYILEPLKEAMTNEATTTHITTQLKLLPVLVARMWLPATGTLLALYAEGVRSIEAVKSLVGLKGIEARYIVAAALAPLAVYTLSIPIALGLGGRLGPCKGLQGTPYTLILLTIPLGVVAGATINAAVALGEEIGWRGYLVEAIDDRIGLTGKAIVIGVLWGLWHAPLIYYGYDFRIPLPGGCGGSSGGVPALLVFTLFTVSFGSVLLILRARSGSVYAAAIGHGVINGIAGSFSVLVYGDRLLTPPAGLAVSISAVLVAFIMARLLEGGTRGVF, translated from the coding sequence ATGCATATCACAAGAAGGAAGACCGGTCTACTGATATACCTGGCAGTAGCCTTCATACCCGCATTCCTCCTAGACTACGCATACATACTAGAACCGCTAAAAGAGGCCATGACAAACGAGGCCACAACGACACACATCACGACGCAGTTAAAGCTACTACCAGTACTAGTGGCTAGAATGTGGCTTCCAGCAACAGGCACGCTCCTAGCCCTCTACGCGGAAGGAGTAAGGAGCATAGAGGCCGTGAAGAGCCTAGTCGGGTTGAAGGGCATAGAGGCGAGGTATATAGTAGCGGCGGCCTTAGCCCCGCTAGCAGTCTACACCCTCTCGATACCAATAGCACTAGGCCTAGGGGGCAGGCTAGGGCCGTGCAAAGGCCTCCAGGGGACCCCCTACACACTCATACTACTAACCATACCGCTCGGCGTGGTAGCAGGGGCCACGATCAACGCCGCAGTAGCTCTAGGCGAGGAGATAGGCTGGCGGGGATACCTAGTCGAGGCAATAGACGATAGAATCGGATTAACCGGTAAGGCCATCGTCATAGGTGTATTGTGGGGGCTCTGGCACGCCCCCCTAATATACTATGGCTACGACTTTAGGATCCCCCTCCCAGGCGGCTGTGGTGGATCCTCTGGTGGAGTGCCTGCTCTACTAGTCTTCACATTATTCACTGTCTCCTTTGGATCAGTCCTGCTGATCCTGAGGGCCAGGTCTGGCTCGGTCTATGCAGCGGCTATAGGGCATGGCGTCATCAACGGGATCGCGGGCTCCTTCTCGGTTTTAGTATACGGGGACAGGCTCCTAACCCCGCCAGCAGGACTAGCGGTGTCTATCAGCGCGGTGCTCGTAGCATTCATCATGGCGCGGCTCCTGGAGGGTGGGACGCGGGGAGTGTTCTAG
- a CDS encoding ion channel, which produces MIPAIHIKIRRIIHRLARRRFLLLLIVFAILWVSSATLFYRYERVNGVDFATSLYWALITMATVGYGDVVPSTSMGRVVASVAAVFGIAVYTLFISTLADYFMEATVKAAMGLGILHGKRIIVIGEGPVCDEAVRELVANGLRNQVGWLMENQPKTRPPVDYIVGGLDEEDLKRAGVEGADYVLVCYNDDSKAIHAAALVKGMNPRANLTVLAKDEATIRILRQMKVDNIVPMAVLGRLLASATFEPSVTTFLSDATTAKGGIDLAEYSAKGKTVREVEEETGYRVVALIDDKGRIRLPKPEARIKETEKIVVLRETRGNEEVEGGDRGRGTG; this is translated from the coding sequence TTGATCCCGGCAATCCACATCAAGATACGGAGGATAATACACAGGCTCGCCAGGAGGAGGTTCCTACTCCTACTAATAGTCTTCGCCATCCTATGGGTCTCCAGCGCCACACTATTCTACAGGTATGAGAGGGTTAACGGGGTAGACTTCGCCACGAGCCTCTACTGGGCCTTGATAACAATGGCCACAGTTGGCTACGGGGACGTAGTCCCCTCGACCAGTATGGGCAGGGTCGTTGCTAGCGTCGCGGCCGTGTTCGGGATAGCGGTGTATACGCTCTTCATATCTACCTTGGCGGATTACTTCATGGAGGCAACGGTGAAGGCCGCGATGGGGCTTGGGATACTGCATGGTAAGAGGATTATAGTCATCGGGGAGGGACCCGTCTGCGACGAGGCGGTTAGGGAGCTTGTGGCCAATGGCTTGAGGAACCAGGTTGGATGGCTGATGGAGAACCAGCCGAAGACGAGGCCCCCGGTAGACTATATCGTTGGTGGGCTTGACGAGGAGGACTTGAAGAGGGCTGGCGTCGAGGGGGCCGATTATGTGCTAGTCTGCTACAACGACGATAGCAAGGCCATCCACGCGGCGGCCCTGGTCAAGGGCATGAACCCGAGGGCCAACCTAACGGTCTTGGCTAAGGACGAGGCGACCATAAGGATACTGAGGCAGATGAAGGTAGACAACATAGTGCCCATGGCGGTACTAGGCAGGCTACTGGCGAGCGCCACCTTCGAGCCCTCAGTGACGACATTCCTAAGCGACGCGACGACGGCCAAGGGGGGAATAGACCTCGCGGAATACAGTGCTAAGGGCAAGACCGTGAGGGAGGTCGAGGAGGAGACAGGCTACAGGGTGGTAGCCCTAATCGACGACAAGGGCAGAATAAGGCTCCCAAAGCCGGAGGCGAGAATCAAGGAGACCGAGAAGATAGTGGTACTGAGGGAGACCAGGGGAAACGAGGAGGTAGAGGGTGGAGACCGAGGACGAGGCACTGGCTAG
- a CDS encoding carbon-nitrogen hydrolase family protein, producing the protein MSSTLKVAVVQPVPVDNDPADRRNPEKAVKLLDQAAVYEPDLVVFPEYFPFHETRDLVEAVRDLGAFVVAGIAYREGGSLYNTATIYSPRGEVLARQRKRFIGRLESRLWGFQAWNGPYTVVDIGKARLGVAVCADFWSFPEASLELFLAGADVFVNPSYMFSLQGHWIKANLSRALDFFTPVIGADFAAYPFRTKRYVFHGGGSSHVIVPPSDMEEYGEWWASGAVDVSGWIRVKLSEKEGIAYYEINVAGVNQVRRDWWKRLRGSSLEEWLALARSRHANAKLLKYI; encoded by the coding sequence TTGTCTAGCACGCTCAAGGTCGCGGTGGTACAGCCTGTGCCAGTCGATAATGACCCGGCCGATAGGAGGAACCCGGAGAAGGCGGTTAAGCTACTAGACCAGGCGGCAGTTTATGAGCCGGATCTTGTTGTTTTCCCAGAATACTTCCCGTTCCATGAGACGAGGGATCTAGTAGAGGCTGTGAGGGATCTAGGAGCTTTTGTGGTTGCGGGGATTGCATATCGCGAGGGAGGGTCCCTCTACAACACGGCAACAATATACTCGCCCCGTGGAGAGGTCCTCGCGAGGCAGAGGAAGAGGTTCATCGGTAGGCTGGAGAGCAGATTGTGGGGTTTCCAGGCTTGGAATGGGCCCTATACAGTGGTTGACATTGGGAAGGCTAGGCTTGGAGTAGCGGTGTGCGCTGATTTCTGGAGCTTCCCCGAGGCCTCCCTCGAACTATTCCTGGCCGGGGCAGACGTGTTCGTTAACCCGTCATACATGTTCAGCCTGCAGGGACACTGGATAAAGGCTAACCTGTCCAGGGCCCTGGACTTCTTCACGCCAGTAATAGGCGCTGACTTCGCAGCCTATCCCTTCAGGACGAAGAGATACGTTTTCCATGGCGGCGGGTCGAGTCACGTGATAGTCCCTCCCTCTGACATGGAGGAGTATGGAGAGTGGTGGGCGTCTGGTGCCGTTGACGTCTCTGGGTGGATTAGGGTTAAGCTGTCTGAGAAGGAGGGCATTGCATACTACGAGATCAATGTGGCAGGAGTCAACCAGGTTAGGAGGGATTGGTGGAAGCGCCTCAGGGGGTCATCTCTTGAGGAGTGGCTGGCCCTGGCGAGGTCTAGGCACGCCAATGCCAAGCTCCTAAAGTATATATAG
- a CDS encoding nitroreductase family protein, producing the protein MVYARRSIRKYKPEKIPEEDIKEIMEAARRAPTDAALHLWSAIWVRDPQTKKRIAELTRQPHIEEASDFFLYIADLHRLQKLLEYRGEELGDVDHALLLFAAIDAGIAAENMALAAVSMGYGTCFIGAVHNAAKELIELLGLPKRTYPLFGLVIGVPAEEPPLRPRMPLGILFHRERYREYTDEDLAKAYEVMAPITRRRDYLRLLKRYVGKGGYFESRNREIPRLLREMGFKICTS; encoded by the coding sequence ATAGTCTATGCCAGACGGTCAATCAGAAAATACAAGCCCGAAAAGATTCCAGAGGAGGACATAAAGGAGATCATGGAGGCAGCCAGAAGGGCTCCAACCGACGCAGCCCTACACCTATGGAGTGCAATATGGGTGAGGGACCCCCAGACGAAGAAGAGGATAGCAGAGCTGACGAGGCAACCACACATAGAAGAGGCCTCAGACTTCTTCCTCTACATAGCCGACCTCCACAGGCTACAGAAGCTACTAGAGTACAGGGGAGAGGAACTAGGGGACGTGGACCACGCACTGCTACTCTTCGCAGCGATAGACGCGGGGATAGCGGCCGAGAACATGGCGCTCGCCGCCGTAAGCATGGGTTACGGGACATGCTTCATCGGGGCAGTCCACAACGCGGCTAAAGAGCTTATAGAACTCCTCGGGCTACCCAAGAGAACATACCCGTTATTCGGCCTAGTAATAGGAGTCCCCGCCGAGGAGCCGCCGCTAAGGCCTAGAATGCCCCTCGGAATTCTCTTCCACAGGGAGAGATACAGGGAGTACACCGACGAAGACCTAGCCAAGGCGTATGAGGTAATGGCCCCGATAACCAGGAGGAGAGACTACCTGAGACTACTAAAACGATACGTCGGAAAGGGAGGCTACTTCGAGTCGAGGAATAGAGAGATCCCGAGGCTGCTAAGGGAGATGGGCTTTAAGATATGCACTAGCTAG
- a CDS encoding ABC transporter ATP-binding protein: MSCSLRVSNVTKTYYGVGKVLDGLNLEASAGDVVLILGPNGSGKTTLLKIITGIEPVDGGEAFINGLSTKKAFARRHIGLVLDKPGLYPELTVRENLEFYSRLRGEPVPGWALELLGLTGVMERRVGELSFGWRRRADLARALIGEPALLLVDEPYTGQDQNGREAVSAIISRVAEAGCVVATSPDESTKKLYDWSRVLVLRDGRLEPV, translated from the coding sequence TTGTCCTGTAGCCTGAGAGTTTCTAACGTCACCAAAACCTACTATGGCGTAGGCAAGGTGCTCGACGGGTTAAACCTGGAGGCCAGCGCAGGCGATGTCGTACTAATACTGGGACCCAACGGGTCGGGGAAGACTACACTCCTCAAGATAATAACTGGTATAGAGCCTGTTGATGGGGGAGAAGCCTTCATAAACGGCTTGAGCACGAAGAAGGCGTTTGCAAGGAGACATATAGGTCTGGTGCTCGACAAGCCCGGCCTTTACCCTGAGCTGACCGTTAGGGAGAACCTGGAGTTCTATTCCAGGCTACGCGGGGAGCCCGTGCCGGGCTGGGCCCTAGAGTTACTGGGCCTTACCGGGGTTATGGAGAGGAGGGTTGGGGAGTTGAGTTTCGGTTGGAGGAGGAGGGCCGACCTAGCCCGGGCCCTAATAGGGGAGCCCGCGCTCCTCCTAGTCGACGAGCCCTACACGGGGCAGGACCAGAATGGTAGAGAGGCTGTATCAGCCATTATTTCTAGGGTGGCCGAGGCTGGTTGTGTGGTGGCTACTAGCCCGGACGAGTCTACGAAGAAGCTCTATGACTGGTCTAGGGTGCTGGTGTTGAGGGATGGAAGGCTGGAGCCAGTTTAG
- a CDS encoding cytochrome c biogenesis protein has protein sequence MRSRLLYMIAALALVDVGLLAYSVFRGPYPGVVPLGDPTAYRSIYIHVPIAVTSYILFATAMVLAATYLKTGRDLEGVAHSFILVGLAYSMATLTTGSIWASESWGSPWNWDPRESGVLLMFAAYTVYLVVRYSIKDPAKRSRVSMAYAILAFTTVPVSFALPYLAPSLHPVTSDTASFLEGRAALLFGARMLVVVVASFLLALAVSRRVELWKALAVPLVAGLAIAGYGSASYMGGETGVVVNATMQDGVLEATVFHGGMEECITYRGPSPIEPAVLELPDGSLQPSIIGHTILYKGGSGGSCRAVEELRVLNHWGVYVNILLYIILVYGGTLLLSKRLGG, from the coding sequence GTGAGGAGTAGGTTATTGTACATGATAGCCGCGCTGGCCCTGGTGGATGTAGGGCTACTGGCCTATAGCGTGTTCAGGGGACCCTACCCCGGTGTGGTCCCCCTGGGCGATCCAACAGCCTACAGGAGCATATACATCCATGTGCCGATAGCCGTGACCAGCTACATACTCTTCGCCACGGCAATGGTGCTTGCAGCCACATACTTGAAGACGGGCAGGGACCTGGAGGGTGTTGCTCACTCCTTCATACTGGTGGGCCTCGCATATTCTATGGCGACGCTCACCACTGGCAGTATCTGGGCCAGCGAGTCATGGGGGTCCCCCTGGAACTGGGACCCAAGGGAGTCTGGTGTGCTGTTGATGTTCGCGGCATACACGGTGTATCTAGTTGTAAGGTACTCGATAAAGGACCCGGCCAAGAGGAGCCGCGTCTCCATGGCATACGCCATACTAGCCTTCACGACGGTCCCCGTGAGCTTCGCGCTACCGTACCTAGCTCCCAGCCTGCACCCGGTTACCAGCGACACCGCTAGCTTCCTAGAGGGTAGGGCAGCCTTACTCTTCGGCGCCAGGATGCTGGTAGTGGTGGTGGCTAGCTTCCTCCTAGCCCTCGCCGTCTCTAGGAGGGTTGAGCTCTGGAAGGCCCTCGCCGTACCACTCGTAGCTGGGCTGGCTATAGCGGGCTACGGGTCCGCCTCTTATATGGGCGGCGAGACCGGGGTGGTTGTAAACGCGACTATGCAGGATGGTGTGTTGGAGGCCACCGTGTTCCACGGAGGCATGGAGGAGTGTATAACCTATAGGGGACCCAGCCCCATCGAGCCGGCAGTGCTTGAGTTGCCCGATGGCAGTCTTCAGCCCTCCATTATAGGCCACACTATCCTCTACAAGGGCGGTAGCGGTGGCTCGTGTAGGGCGGTGGAGGAGTTGAGGGTTCTGAACCATTGGGGGGTATACGTGAATATCCTTCTCTACATAATACTAGTATACGGGGGGACCCTACTCTTATCCAAGAGGCTGGGTGGTTAG
- the ccsA gene encoding cytochrome c biogenesis protein CcsA, with protein MGLHYTGYPYLIGAAAAPAAGLLCYRSGGGRRWINAWRAGLLLVIVAWIPYIWAYVIQDYTLLPVYEYSGRHEFIYRLASSWAGGGGSLAALASVYSLIILLLSRRRVNGVLLASSGLMVLALVTLALENNAFTYNSVEAYAGAGLNPLLQSPWIYPHPLATFLAYSSLLAAVTALVAGDLRGRLVALVAWSILSLSLLLGGVWSYESLGWGGYWAWDPVEVSELVPWLLLTAALHAFPVDRRAGQTLLYMSAAGVFLALLVTRAGLSELHGFASPAAATVTVAGAGFLVFLVLALRDVEALRVLAVFDRRRPYWLGVKVSSLSLFYMGLVTLAIMLWSTVGVLLGRIGSAPTGDSGIRVYHPLLAPALLALLVAMPLSMLGERLKWDNAVGLLASGTASSIALSLLGYLGRVVVSPKSSLLTNIYILVVLPWTGIALAASLMGIARFFKRNRLVAARLAIHFFTAVLVLGLLVSGPYSYNSSYYTDTRLKVGDELVLDGVRIKLLSYEYRLQEGVIDAYTPYAGRSPIFYAGSVAPALLVTGLDEAYQEAVKGLEELKRMGLLGLLDGIHGQGHLEVYNPTISLPTGNVTSNGTYQVVLENATGLLLIRPGEEPNVTLQLVVVGDVLVSPTEGLEGARYLEGPSRGSIKLGDLTVNVTGASVTLVSHGTGQAPAGGPAYRVRDSMLSINGSINGVNLPAVLSDEAIYYVGLFRSNEYTMQLFRFLNETRLGRVLLDGGVDSFRRELFPANCTWPETCLGYPPTPTQVAEGAILKLTFQVESGRSVTTKTIVQRFELNGELQGVRGLVATPLVVRLPTADVYLEVYPPLREGYHELIVYYLHSVSKELDPTRAFSLASVLAAANLYDQGNPNYVVQLAMNQPAQMLHEALTLYTLSEHFDPDNSSIATEGLYIRAKIVPGIRLVWIGGAGLFLTGIATAVITGLSSRRGGESSEE; from the coding sequence GTGGGGCTCCACTACACGGGATACCCCTATCTTATCGGAGCGGCGGCCGCGCCGGCCGCGGGGCTACTATGCTATCGGAGTGGTGGCGGGCGGAGGTGGATTAACGCATGGAGAGCAGGTCTACTCCTGGTTATAGTTGCCTGGATACCATACATCTGGGCCTACGTGATACAAGACTATACGCTACTACCAGTCTACGAGTATAGTGGTAGACACGAGTTCATCTACAGGCTCGCGTCGAGTTGGGCCGGTGGGGGCGGGAGCCTAGCGGCCCTGGCTAGCGTGTACTCGCTCATAATCCTACTCCTCTCGCGCAGGAGAGTCAATGGAGTGCTCCTGGCCTCCAGCGGGTTGATGGTACTAGCCCTAGTAACCCTAGCGCTTGAGAACAACGCCTTCACCTACAACAGCGTGGAGGCCTATGCAGGCGCGGGGTTAAACCCCCTCCTCCAGAGCCCGTGGATATACCCGCACCCGCTCGCGACGTTCCTAGCGTACTCCTCCCTCCTAGCGGCAGTGACCGCCCTCGTAGCCGGGGACCTCCGTGGGAGGTTGGTGGCTCTGGTTGCATGGAGCATCCTATCCCTAAGCCTCCTGCTCGGCGGGGTGTGGAGCTACGAGAGCCTCGGGTGGGGAGGCTACTGGGCCTGGGATCCAGTGGAGGTCTCCGAGCTCGTCCCATGGCTACTGCTCACGGCAGCCCTACACGCTTTCCCCGTCGATAGGAGGGCCGGGCAAACGTTACTATACATGTCGGCGGCGGGGGTGTTCCTGGCCCTACTCGTGACCCGGGCTGGACTGTCGGAGCTCCACGGCTTCGCGTCTCCGGCGGCGGCTACCGTCACGGTTGCAGGGGCCGGGTTCCTGGTGTTCCTTGTCCTCGCCTTGAGGGATGTGGAAGCTCTTAGGGTCTTGGCTGTGTTTGACAGGCGTAGGCCCTACTGGCTTGGGGTGAAGGTCTCCAGCCTCTCACTCTTCTACATGGGACTCGTGACGCTGGCTATAATGCTCTGGTCCACCGTGGGGGTCCTGCTTGGCAGGATAGGGTCCGCCCCTACTGGCGATAGCGGTATACGAGTCTACCACCCCCTGCTAGCGCCAGCCCTTCTAGCCCTGCTAGTCGCTATGCCCCTCTCGATGCTCGGGGAGAGGCTCAAGTGGGACAACGCCGTGGGACTGCTAGCCTCCGGTACTGCCTCGTCTATTGCGTTGAGCCTCCTGGGGTACCTCGGCCGGGTTGTCGTTTCCCCGAAGAGTAGCCTCCTCACCAACATCTATATCCTGGTGGTGCTGCCGTGGACTGGTATAGCGTTGGCCGCGAGCCTAATGGGCATCGCCAGGTTCTTCAAGAGGAATAGACTGGTCGCTGCCAGGCTGGCTATTCACTTCTTCACGGCCGTGCTTGTGTTGGGTTTGTTGGTGAGTGGCCCCTACAGCTATAACTCCTCGTATTATACGGATACCCGGTTGAAGGTGGGGGACGAGCTAGTCCTAGATGGTGTGAGGATCAAGCTACTCTCCTACGAGTACAGACTCCAGGAGGGTGTTATAGACGCGTATACGCCCTACGCGGGAAGGAGCCCTATATTCTATGCTGGGAGCGTGGCTCCAGCGTTACTCGTTACTGGGCTCGACGAGGCCTACCAGGAGGCCGTGAAGGGGCTGGAGGAGTTGAAGCGGATGGGACTACTAGGCCTTCTGGACGGGATCCACGGACAGGGCCACCTGGAGGTCTACAACCCCACCATATCGCTTCCCACCGGGAACGTGACGAGCAATGGGACCTACCAGGTAGTCCTGGAGAACGCCACCGGCCTACTGCTTATAAGGCCGGGCGAGGAGCCAAACGTCACCCTCCAGCTCGTCGTGGTGGGCGACGTACTGGTCAGCCCGACGGAGGGCCTGGAGGGTGCCAGGTACCTGGAGGGTCCCTCTAGGGGCTCGATCAAGCTGGGAGACTTGACGGTGAACGTGACGGGGGCCTCGGTAACACTAGTCAGCCATGGGACCGGGCAGGCCCCGGCGGGCGGGCCAGCCTATAGGGTTAGGGATTCCATGCTGTCGATAAACGGGAGCATAAATGGCGTTAATCTTCCAGCGGTGCTGAGCGATGAGGCGATCTACTATGTGGGATTGTTTAGGAGCAACGAGTACACTATGCAGCTCTTCAGGTTCCTGAACGAGACGAGGCTGGGCAGGGTGCTCCTCGACGGGGGAGTGGATTCCTTCAGGAGGGAGCTGTTCCCCGCGAACTGTACGTGGCCCGAGACCTGCCTCGGGTACCCACCTACCCCGACACAGGTAGCGGAGGGCGCGATACTCAAACTGACATTCCAGGTCGAGTCCGGCCGCTCCGTGACCACCAAGACTATAGTCCAGAGGTTCGAGCTCAACGGAGAACTACAGGGGGTCCGAGGGCTTGTGGCCACGCCCCTGGTGGTTAGGCTTCCCACCGCCGACGTCTACCTGGAAGTGTACCCGCCCCTCCGCGAGGGGTACCACGAGCTGATAGTATACTACCTCCACTCGGTCTCCAAGGAGCTCGACCCGACGAGGGCCTTCTCCCTTGCCTCAGTGCTAGCAGCGGCTAACCTATACGACCAGGGCAACCCCAACTACGTGGTGCAGCTAGCCATGAACCAGCCAGCCCAAATGCTCCACGAGGCCCTCACCCTCTACACGCTATCCGAGCACTTCGACCCGGACAACTCCAGTATAGCCACCGAGGGCCTCTATATCAGGGCCAAGATAGTGCCAGGCATCAGGCTCGTCTGGATAGGGGGCGCGGGCCTGTTCCTCACGGGCATAGCCACGGCCGTGATCACAGGCCTTAGCTCGAGGAGAGGTGGTGAATCCAGTGAGGAGTAG
- a CDS encoding thioredoxin domain-containing protein — MARLQLPKRGDLRLTHILAIFMIAAAVTGWALNTIPSQTITPPALNTELKEIISNKTCTAVMFWSPTCPVCERMLPHWKILEPGEDGIGVADVGYSDATIQLFTMYRITGTPTFLVFDENGDTVSRHVGAFPGPDPAKAMKDWIEESCSKASKDNGETSRLLGSLQTIWPAAMVVAGIGIALSPCVAPLVVALGAIGRGESPVRCAVASTLGLFIVAAGVSIALSVITGIVLWLRYAASLFAVMAGAYMVMGGTLPPVKTGSVSCFGLGLLAAQCSLPLVAGAIALAGSLGVTRALASSILVTFGAGIGLATLYSAGGFLSRLTSNYKLSQQIAGAVLAAAGVIILWGW; from the coding sequence GTGGCAAGACTACAACTACCAAAAAGGGGAGACCTCAGGCTAACGCACATCCTCGCAATATTCATGATAGCAGCCGCCGTAACGGGATGGGCGCTCAACACGATACCAAGCCAGACCATAACGCCTCCAGCGTTAAACACTGAACTGAAGGAGATAATCTCGAATAAGACGTGCACAGCAGTAATGTTCTGGAGCCCTACATGCCCGGTTTGCGAGAGAATGCTTCCCCACTGGAAGATCCTGGAGCCCGGAGAAGACGGTATCGGCGTGGCCGACGTAGGGTACAGCGATGCCACGATACAACTCTTCACCATGTACAGGATAACCGGCACGCCGACGTTCCTAGTATTCGACGAGAATGGGGATACTGTATCGAGGCACGTAGGAGCCTTCCCAGGACCAGACCCCGCCAAGGCTATGAAGGATTGGATAGAAGAGTCCTGCTCTAAGGCCTCAAAGGACAACGGGGAGACCTCTAGACTACTCGGCTCGCTACAGACTATATGGCCCGCTGCAATGGTGGTGGCTGGCATAGGCATAGCGTTATCTCCCTGCGTAGCTCCACTAGTAGTGGCGCTTGGAGCCATAGGCAGGGGTGAATCCCCGGTTAGATGCGCGGTCGCATCTACACTGGGCCTGTTTATAGTCGCGGCTGGGGTCTCGATAGCTCTAAGCGTCATAACTGGGATCGTCTTGTGGCTCCGATACGCCGCGTCACTCTTCGCGGTTATGGCCGGGGCCTACATGGTCATGGGAGGGACCCTCCCGCCCGTCAAGACCGGCTCCGTCTCCTGCTTCGGGCTGGGACTCTTGGCCGCGCAGTGCAGCCTCCCCCTGGTGGCCGGGGCCATAGCCCTAGCCGGGTCGCTGGGCGTCACTAGAGCGCTCGCATCATCCATACTCGTAACCTTCGGGGCTGGTATAGGCCTCGCAACCCTCTACAGCGCTGGAGGGTTCTTGTCGAGGCTGACCTCAAACTATAAGCTCAGCCAGCAGATCGCGGGGGCGGTCCTAGCCGCGGCGGGCGTCATAATCCTCTGGGGGTGGTAG
- a CDS encoding acyl--CoA ligase gives MQPRPWHKVWPKGIPHELDSEFEPIHKAILRDKPPEKCALIQAEDLTCITFKNLKKTTESIASWLQSKGAEKGTQVAFSARNTIQAIAALLGSLATGARTVLIDPLTIGEDLAMQLEGREFTAYIMDSEFYRENKDVIKEAGIRHVLLTDQTPGEKTGGLEVAGFTEALLARGYSEPEIGELDDSIALYYSGIAGRTMQTIHHHRGLYTSSKALALMAGLSEKDSSLLVASITHVLGLQLSLLSPLLVGATVVAMRRWNKRLAKSLVSEGLATYIAGAPLMHEQLVAEADEAMHGKLRLGISAGAPLKPETQDQYREKLGAPLVQAYGMTESLVITLQPIHLAHVKGTLGIPLPSVDVKLVDPEDPGKELGPGETGELLAKAPWIMKGYEYPEENEKAFVDGWLRTGDLIHMDEDGLLYFRGVRKRLIKYKAYAILPRDLEIILEKHPAVARAIVYGEPDEEVGQKPVARVWLKKGERVSEEELMEYVNSRVAFYKKIRKINIEGYL, from the coding sequence GTGCAACCCAGACCCTGGCACAAAGTCTGGCCCAAAGGCATACCCCACGAACTAGACAGCGAGTTCGAACCAATACACAAGGCCATACTACGCGACAAACCCCCAGAGAAATGCGCGCTAATACAAGCCGAAGACCTGACATGCATCACCTTCAAAAACCTCAAGAAGACGACCGAGTCAATAGCCTCATGGCTCCAGTCCAAAGGCGCAGAAAAGGGTACACAAGTAGCCTTCTCAGCGCGGAACACGATACAAGCCATAGCAGCACTACTAGGCTCGCTAGCAACAGGCGCCAGAACCGTCCTGATAGACCCCCTCACCATAGGCGAGGACCTGGCGATGCAGCTAGAAGGCCGCGAGTTCACAGCCTACATAATGGACAGCGAGTTCTACAGGGAGAACAAGGACGTGATAAAGGAAGCCGGGATACGCCACGTCCTCCTAACAGACCAGACTCCGGGCGAGAAGACGGGAGGCCTAGAGGTGGCAGGCTTCACAGAGGCCCTACTGGCAAGGGGCTACAGCGAGCCCGAGATAGGAGAGCTAGACGACTCCATCGCGCTCTACTACTCCGGCATAGCCGGGAGGACAATGCAGACAATACACCACCACAGAGGCCTATACACGTCGTCAAAGGCGCTGGCACTAATGGCCGGGCTCAGCGAGAAGGACTCCTCACTACTAGTAGCATCTATAACACACGTGCTAGGACTACAGCTCTCACTACTCTCGCCACTCCTAGTAGGAGCAACGGTCGTAGCTATGAGGAGATGGAACAAAAGACTGGCCAAGAGCCTGGTAAGCGAGGGCCTCGCCACGTACATCGCAGGAGCACCACTCATGCACGAACAACTAGTAGCCGAGGCAGACGAAGCAATGCATGGGAAGCTGAGGCTAGGCATCTCAGCGGGTGCACCACTAAAGCCGGAGACCCAAGACCAATACAGGGAGAAGCTCGGGGCACCACTCGTACAAGCCTATGGAATGACCGAGAGCCTCGTCATAACACTCCAGCCGATCCACCTGGCCCACGTGAAGGGCACGCTCGGAATCCCACTACCAAGCGTAGACGTAAAGCTAGTAGACCCCGAGGACCCCGGCAAGGAACTGGGCCCTGGGGAGACAGGCGAGCTCCTAGCCAAGGCCCCATGGATAATGAAAGGCTACGAATACCCCGAGGAGAACGAGAAGGCCTTCGTAGACGGGTGGCTGAGGACCGGAGACCTCATCCACATGGACGAGGACGGGCTACTATACTTTAGAGGCGTCAGGAAGAGGCTGATAAAGTACAAGGCATATGCGATACTACCACGGGATCTGGAAATCATACTAGAGAAACATCCAGCTGTAGCCAGGGCAATCGTATACGGCGAGCCCGACGAGGAGGTAGGCCAGAAGCCGGTTGCGCGGGTCTGGCTGAAGAAGGGTGAGAGGGTATCGGAGGAGGAGCTTATGGAGTACGTCAACTCCCGGGTAGCATTCTACAAGAAGATTAGAAAGATAAACATAGAGGGCTATCTATAG